DNA sequence from the Oncorhynchus tshawytscha isolate Ot180627B unplaced genomic scaffold, Otsh_v2.0 Un_contig_10316_pilon_pilon, whole genome shotgun sequence genome:
agatacctagtcagctgctCGTTGCTACGTCATTCCACTGATCTACTTTGAACCTCTTGAgatggaaaacatgttttttaatgaAGTTGAACTTGCTCTTTATGACAATGTTACAATTAGGTGACACAAAccgtttttacatttttttttttttaaaccaaattaCCCAAAATGCACTATTGATGGAATGACCCTCTTATCAACCACAATGGACTTAATAATGTTGAATCATTTCACAGGTTATTTCACAGGTCCAATGGCAGCCATGGTGAAGTCTGAGCCGCTTGAGAGCGATGTGAGTGAAGTTATTTTAGTTTTAGTTTAAGCATGACTTTGATGGGTCACATAATAAAAGCATCATCAGCATCAAGGACAGAGGGAtcttatcgtgtgtgtgtgtgtatatatttatacaaTACTGTTTCTCAATATGATGAAAATATACTGCAGAGTATCTCAGAATACTTTATCCTCACCATTTCAGTAACATGAGAATATTGAcaccaaaaaaaaaatctatattctaTTTTCTTTTACAGATTTATCCAGAAATGGAACACTGTCACTCATTCTTCTTCAGTTGCCCAACTCATAAAATACCCGAAGAGGGAATCACCTGCACCAAACCTGGAACAATATGGAGAGCTCTTGAAACTAATGACACATTCAAGGAGTTAAACCAAATGGACAGGAAGACACTGAAAGGGAAAGATATTGTCATTAAGAGTTGTAAGGGGTACATAGTGAAGCACTTCCCATGTTGGCTGATCAAAGAGGATGACCGTCTCACTATTGAGATGGTCACACATGCCACAGATGAACCTGCAGGGGTCACGGATCAGGAAACAGACAATTATGTCACTTTCTCTGTTGAGACAACGGGAGGGAAAAACAGCAAATCAAAACAAATACTTGGAAACAAACAACTGGAGTCCTACGGACCTCTATGTGTCTATGCCAAACAGAAGGAGGAAGTGAAGAAGGCTCTACGAAATGATGGACGCTTCTCAAACATTGTGTTTGAACAGAAATGCCAGCTCTCTGAGCGATCAACAGGAAGCAAGGTTTCAATGGGGCAAATTGCAAAAAAACTTAATGGTAGAAACTTTGAAATGTGTCTGACAAAACATAAGGAGAAAATGGCAATTAAGATGGAAACATCCGACTCCacaataaaaactaaaaacattatAACCACGCAAACATCTCTGTTCAACCCAAGCCCTGACTCTGAAGGAGACGGCACACAGATGCCTCCATCGACGCTAACAACTGAAAGATCAGATGTAGGGGAGTCCTCTTCGAGAAGAAAGCAGAAACGAAAATGCATTCCCGTGCCAAAACATGGTGAAATATTGACGATCCTTCGCAACCAGTTTGATGATCTGGTGAAGCAGATGGAAAGTAGGAGGGAGGACAGCCAACAGAAGACATTTCCTGAAGAGTTGGATCTCATGAAGCAGGAATTCGGGAAAATCAGACAAAAGTTCTCTGAGGTTCACAGAGTGAAGAAATTGATTGAACTTGGTGCCTCCGTTTGTCAGGTGATTGTTGAAGGTGTTCAGGGTGTTCAGGGGACAGGCTTCGTGCTGTTCGACAACTACATCCTAACAAATGCACATTTGTTTGGTGAAAATGTAAGAGAAAACATACAGTTGTTAGTCAATGTATCTGTGAAAGTTCAACTATGAAAATCCAAATGGAG
Encoded proteins:
- the LOC112240096 gene encoding serine protease FAM111B, with amino-acid sequence MTLLSTTMDLIMLNHFTGYFTGPMAAMVKSEPLESDIYPEMEHCHSFFFSCPTHKIPEEGITCTKPGTIWRALETNDTFKELNQMDRKTLKGKDIVIKSCKGYIVKHFPCWLIKEDDRLTIEMVTHATDEPAGVTDQETDNYVTFSVETTGGKNSKSKQILGNKQLESYGPLCVYAKQKEEVKKALRNDGRFSNIVFEQKCQLSERSTGSKVSMGQIAKKLNGRNFEMCLTKHKEKMAIKMETSDSTIKTKNIITTQTSLFNPSPDSEGDGTQMPPSTLTTERSDVGESSSRRKQKRKCIPVPKHGEILTILRNQFDDLVKQMESRREDSQQKTFPEELDLMKQEFGKIRQKFSEVHRVKKLIELGASVCQVIVEGVQGVQGTGFVLFDNYILTNAHLFGENVRENIQLLVNVSVKVQL